The following proteins come from a genomic window of Trichoplusia ni isolate ovarian cell line Hi5 chromosome 16, tn1, whole genome shotgun sequence:
- the LOC113501970 gene encoding NADH dehydrogenase [ubiquinone] 1 alpha subcomplex subunit 5 translates to MGMLKRTTGLVGMAVAPNAHHTLGALYGKILRVLQKMPEKAAYRKYTEQIVRERAAVLKQTKDVYEIETKINCGQAEELIIQAENELNLARKMLNWKPWEPLIAKPPKGQWEWPPTKA, encoded by the exons ATGGGTATGCTGAAAAGG aCCACCGGCCTTGTGGGCATGGCCGTAGCGCCAAATGCCCACCACACTCTCGGCGCTCTATACGGAAAGATTCTACGAGTCCTGCAGAAGATGCCTGAAAAGGCTGCATACCGAAAGTACACTGAACAAATTGTTCGTGAGAGAGCTGCTGTCTTAAAACAG ACTAAAGACGTTTATGAGATTGAAACCAAAATTAACTGTGGCCAAGCTGAAGAATTAATTATCCAGGCAGAAAATGAACTGAACTTGGCTAGGAAAATGTTGAACTGGAAGCCGTGGGAGCCACTTATTGCTAAGCCACCCAAGGGCCAGTGGGAATGGCCTCCAACAAAGGCTTAA